In a genomic window of Candidatus Acidiferrales bacterium:
- the yidC gene encoding membrane protein insertase YidC, whose product MGKTETIGIVLITLVLLVWMYFNTPKQPARTAQQTDQTQLSQGNNKESASPPRSSYEKRSEETGATVKSNLPSDTAAQRVYGKTFAPLTKGVTKTITIKTSLYTAVLTAEGGMLKSWSLTKFNTWRGKQVQLVNYLYNGDYSLLFQTMDGKLIDTKDLYFDSPHRDGEVVTLSDSQRCRISFSANVGDSAQIVREFSFKGGVYDFGSDFVFRNMDRYIANYEYQVTWEHGLNYTEANSVDESSFSTSYAYIGGDVSTLEASKLNETARQELSGNTGWVSQTTKYFTAAIVPMGKSADGAYLQGTAAKAPDNGLVRSYYTALQMRFEGQPYQADSFMVYVGPLDYRLLKSYNVGLEETVGLGWRWIIRPIGEYVMLPAFQFIHLFIPNYGVAIIIFSILLKLLLNPLTASSMKSMRKMQALQPMMNEIKEKYKEDPQKMNQAVMNLYKEYKINPMGGCLPMILQMPILYALWAIFRSNIALRQSHFVWWIKDLSVPDTIMHLPFTIPFVGLSQVSGLALLMAITMFVQQKMSMKDPRQQFMVWFMPVMFWLLFNNFPSGLNLYYFVFNLLSIGQQYLMNKKPQEELLLKPAVAKRTRPVRPPMGNRFMRRNM is encoded by the coding sequence ATGGGCAAGACAGAAACTATCGGTATCGTTTTGATCACATTAGTACTATTGGTGTGGATGTATTTCAATACACCCAAGCAGCCGGCTCGGACCGCGCAGCAGACAGACCAAACTCAACTCTCACAAGGAAACAACAAAGAATCGGCATCGCCGCCAAGATCTTCGTATGAAAAGCGATCTGAGGAAACTGGCGCAACAGTGAAATCAAATTTGCCGAGTGACACCGCCGCACAGAGAGTTTATGGAAAGACATTTGCGCCCCTTACGAAAGGGGTAACGAAGACGATCACGATCAAGACAAGTCTTTATACTGCCGTTCTGACAGCTGAAGGGGGAATGTTAAAGAGCTGGTCGTTGACGAAGTTCAATACGTGGCGTGGGAAGCAGGTCCAGCTGGTTAATTATTTGTATAATGGTGACTATAGCCTTCTATTCCAAACGATGGACGGCAAACTCATTGACACAAAAGATCTTTATTTTGATTCTCCGCACCGTGACGGAGAGGTGGTCACGCTTTCTGACAGCCAGCGGTGCAGGATTTCGTTCAGTGCGAATGTCGGTGACTCGGCACAAATTGTCCGCGAGTTTTCGTTTAAAGGCGGAGTGTATGATTTCGGCTCCGATTTTGTGTTTCGTAACATGGATCGCTACATTGCAAATTACGAGTACCAGGTTACATGGGAACACGGGCTGAATTATACGGAGGCAAATAGTGTAGATGAGTCGAGCTTCTCCACGTCTTATGCTTATATCGGTGGTGACGTATCGACGCTGGAAGCGTCGAAGCTGAATGAGACCGCGAGACAGGAGCTAAGCGGGAATACGGGATGGGTTTCTCAAACGACAAAGTATTTCACAGCCGCAATAGTACCAATGGGTAAGTCTGCAGACGGCGCTTACCTGCAGGGGACGGCAGCAAAGGCGCCGGACAACGGACTTGTCAGGAGCTATTATACGGCTCTTCAAATGAGATTTGAAGGTCAACCTTATCAGGCAGATTCCTTTATGGTCTACGTCGGACCGCTGGACTACCGACTGTTGAAATCCTATAATGTCGGGCTTGAAGAGACTGTCGGGCTTGGCTGGCGCTGGATTATTCGACCGATCGGCGAGTATGTGATGTTGCCCGCATTTCAATTCATACATTTATTCATTCCCAACTACGGGGTTGCTATAATTATCTTCTCGATTCTATTGAAGCTCCTCTTGAACCCGCTGACCGCGAGCAGCATGAAGTCGATGAGAAAGATGCAGGCGCTGCAACCAATGATGAATGAGATCAAAGAAAAGTACAAGGAAGATCCGCAAAAGATGAATCAGGCAGTGATGAATCTTTATAAGGAATATAAGATAAACCCAATGGGCGGATGTCTTCCGATGATACTTCAGATGCCGATTCTGTACGCACTCTGGGCGATTTTCCGAAGCAACATTGCACTGAGGCAATCTCACTTCGTATGGTGGATCAAGGATTTATCTGTTCCCGATACGATAATGCACCTTCCCTTCACGATTCCCTTCGTAGGTCTAAGCCAGGTAAGTGGCCTCGCGCTGCTCATGGCAATCACGATGTTCGTTCAGCAGAAGATGAGCATGAAGGATCCGAGGCAGCAATTCATGGTGTGGTTCATGCCTGTGATGTTCTGGCTTCTGTTCAATAATTTTCCGTCGGGACTCAACCTGTATTACTTCGTTTTTAACCTGTTATCGATAGGGCAGCAATATCTGATGAACAAAAAGCCACAGGAGGAACTGTTGCTGAAGCCCGCGGTTGCCAAGAGAACGAGGCCCGTCAGACCCCCGATGGGGAATAGATTCATGAGAAGAAATATGTGA
- the rnpA gene encoding ribonuclease P protein component produces MLRCEAKQAERFWRGDGRRADGVSLSVTKNKATIVDTLKQKPLRGEIIIRSSRDIGEILKNGKRSTGKYVSAIYIFNHKKHFVRVAFTTSKKVRRAVDRNRMKRLMREVFRQNYDKLRQLICGKKLGLDIVLNGNYTTPTIILKDVEKDFEEFLLRIGNQSA; encoded by the coding sequence GTGCTAAGATGCGAAGCAAAACAGGCCGAAAGGTTTTGGCGCGGAGACGGGCGAAGGGCAGATGGCGTCTCACTGTCAGTGACGAAAAATAAGGCAACGATTGTAGATACACTTAAGCAAAAACCACTTCGCGGGGAGATAATAATCCGGTCATCGAGAGATATTGGAGAAATACTTAAAAACGGAAAGCGCTCAACCGGGAAGTATGTTTCTGCCATATATATATTTAATCACAAAAAGCATTTTGTGAGAGTTGCCTTCACCACATCGAAGAAGGTAAGAAGGGCAGTTGATCGAAACCGCATGAAGCGACTTATGAGAGAGGTCTTCAGACAGAACTATGATAAATTAAGACAGTTAATCTGTGGGAAGAAATTAGGTCTTGATATAGTACTTAATGGCAATTATACAACGCCAACCATAATATTGAAAGATGTTGAAAAAGATTTCGAGGAATTCCTTCTTAGAATTGGTAATCAGTCTGCCTAG
- the dnaA gene encoding chromosomal replication initiator protein DnaA, producing the protein METATDVRGTWEECMKLIHGQVNNLSYKTWFEPVIPVALKEKNLILRVPSQFFHDWLEEHYARVVSESVRTVIGETARVEYTISDEDTSESEPQFYRPSMPNRTTLHAEKIGPQKVNIRAAFESNLNARYTFENFIKGDSNQFARAAAYAVANNPAGTSFNPLVVYGGVGLGKTHLIQAIGNFAQQSGKAERVLYVSSERFTVDFVDAIQKDKANEFSNFYRSMDILIVDDIQFFAGKEKTQDTFFHTFNALHQSGKQIVLSSDRPPKELKGVDDRLVSRFTWGLTVDIQPPDLETRIAILRKKSEDDGIQIPDDVIEYVAANVTSNIRELEGCLISILAKASLNNREINVELGKEVIRNLAVTRKTAVTVEDIQKVVASFFDVNEESLRGKTRKQEVVIARQTAMHLTKELTQLPLKTIGSHFGGRDHSTVIYACQVISDYLSNDKKFREKYDRIKKKIEMIGM; encoded by the coding sequence ATGGAGACGGCAACTGATGTTAGGGGGACGTGGGAAGAATGCATGAAGCTCATTCACGGACAAGTAAACAATCTGAGTTACAAGACGTGGTTCGAACCGGTGATCCCCGTGGCACTGAAGGAGAAGAATCTGATTCTGCGGGTTCCGAGCCAGTTCTTTCACGATTGGCTTGAAGAGCATTACGCTAGAGTCGTTTCTGAATCCGTGAGGACGGTGATTGGAGAAACCGCGAGGGTTGAGTATACAATTTCCGATGAGGATACAAGCGAGTCTGAGCCACAGTTTTATCGGCCATCAATGCCGAATCGTACAACCTTGCACGCGGAAAAAATCGGCCCCCAAAAGGTAAACATCCGTGCCGCATTTGAAAGCAATCTCAATGCGCGTTACACATTTGAGAATTTTATCAAAGGAGACAGCAACCAGTTCGCGCGCGCTGCAGCTTATGCGGTTGCGAACAACCCTGCTGGGACCTCCTTTAATCCACTGGTAGTTTACGGGGGTGTTGGGCTCGGCAAAACCCATCTCATTCAGGCAATTGGAAATTTCGCGCAGCAATCCGGCAAAGCAGAACGTGTTCTCTATGTTTCAAGCGAACGATTCACGGTTGACTTCGTTGACGCGATTCAGAAAGACAAGGCAAACGAATTTTCTAACTTCTACCGCAGCATGGATATCCTCATTGTTGACGACATTCAGTTCTTTGCGGGAAAAGAAAAGACACAAGACACATTCTTTCACACTTTCAATGCTCTCCATCAATCAGGGAAGCAGATCGTGTTATCCTCGGACAGACCGCCAAAGGAATTAAAAGGCGTTGATGACAGACTCGTCAGTAGATTCACGTGGGGATTAACCGTTGATATTCAACCCCCGGATCTGGAAACCAGGATCGCGATCCTGAGAAAGAAAAGTGAAGACGATGGCATCCAGATACCGGATGATGTTATCGAGTACGTGGCCGCAAATGTTACTTCAAACATCCGTGAACTTGAAGGTTGCTTGATCAGTATTCTGGCTAAGGCAAGCCTGAACAACCGCGAGATAAACGTTGAGTTGGGGAAGGAGGTCATTCGCAATCTCGCGGTTACAAGGAAAACCGCTGTTACCGTTGAAGATATTCAGAAAGTTGTTGCCTCCTTTTTCGATGTCAATGAAGAATCGCTTCGTGGGAAAACCAGAAAACAGGAGGTCGTAATTGCCCGCCAAACCGCAATGCACTTAACAAAGGAACTAACACAACTGCCGCTTAAGACAATAGGAAGTCACTTCGGTGGCAGGGATCATTCAACCGTAATTTATGCGTGCCAGGTTATCTCAGACTATCTCTCGAATGACAAAAAATTCAGGGAGAAGTACGATAGGATCAAGAAGAAAATTGAGATGATCGGAATGTGA
- the dnaN gene encoding DNA polymerase III subunit beta, whose product MKFKVNSRELRDAIGKIIGVVPIRTTIPAIENLLLDATKKKLSISATDLEISMTTQLDIVDGVDGKVTVNAKEFFDIIRNLDESEIEVSLDENLKLSLKTKSGSYRFACTPAEEYPTLPTISEGAETSSIATDMLRSVIEKTIFAVSKDEHRRSMNGVLFLFSGRGAKIYSTDGHRLVRIEDKALVDKPLKKEANIQEKALSLAAKCFRGASVEVTIADEHIKLKAGETELVSRLIKEPHPDYEAVIPGDIDNNKIMSVSRGELLEKVRRVAILSDSVNHLVKFTIDKDNLTISTEDTDRGEMGEERLLVQWNGGEQMNIGFNSTYVTDAMNSIDAQKVKFAFSTSTRAATIKPILENGKAGAQEMLVLVMPLRLS is encoded by the coding sequence ATGAAGTTCAAAGTAAATAGTAGAGAACTCCGAGATGCAATAGGGAAGATCATAGGTGTTGTACCGATTAGAACCACCATCCCTGCGATTGAAAATTTGCTTCTCGACGCGACCAAGAAAAAGCTTTCCATTTCCGCGACAGACCTTGAAATTTCAATGACAACTCAACTCGACATCGTGGACGGTGTTGACGGAAAGGTGACTGTAAACGCGAAAGAATTTTTCGACATTATCCGCAATCTTGATGAATCGGAGATAGAAGTTTCCCTCGATGAAAATCTGAAGTTGTCCTTGAAAACGAAGTCGGGCTCCTACAGGTTTGCGTGCACGCCTGCGGAGGAATATCCGACGCTCCCTACAATCAGCGAAGGAGCAGAGACATCTTCGATTGCTACAGATATGTTGAGGAGCGTGATAGAAAAAACGATTTTTGCGGTATCCAAGGATGAACATCGTCGTTCAATGAACGGAGTGCTGTTTCTATTTTCTGGTAGGGGGGCAAAGATATACTCGACGGACGGGCACAGATTAGTTCGGATTGAGGACAAGGCACTTGTGGACAAACCACTGAAGAAAGAAGCGAACATTCAGGAGAAAGCACTTTCGCTGGCGGCAAAATGCTTCAGAGGAGCGAGCGTCGAGGTGACGATAGCGGATGAACACATCAAGCTAAAAGCAGGTGAGACAGAGCTGGTATCAAGGCTAATCAAGGAGCCTCACCCTGACTACGAGGCGGTCATACCCGGCGATATCGATAACAACAAGATAATGTCTGTCAGCAGGGGAGAGCTTCTCGAGAAAGTTAGACGGGTTGCGATACTTTCCGATTCCGTAAATCACCTCGTTAAGTTCACAATAGACAAAGACAACCTGACAATTTCTACGGAAGATACGGACAGAGGAGAAATGGGAGAAGAGCGGCTTCTAGTGCAATGGAATGGTGGCGAGCAGATGAACATCGGGTTCAATTCTACTTATGTGACAGATGCGATGAACAGCATCGATGCGCAGAAAGTGAAATTTGCGTTTTCGACATCGACGCGTGCCGCTACGATTAAGCCGATCTTGGAGAACGGAAAGGCTGGAGCGCAAGAGATGCTGGTTCTCGTAATGCCGTTGAGGTTGTCGTGA
- the recF gene encoding DNA replication/repair protein RecF has protein sequence MRVKRIQLSNFRNHVDSSLEFSPGVNFITGANAQGKTSILEALSYVCLTKSFLHQADAAIVKIGSDSFAVDAILENEKGFVNNARVVYSIDAGKRIFIDGNEIKKSADVIGMFPIVVLSPGDFALTTGAPSERRMFMDMVLSQISRSYLEELIEYRRALKQRNKILLDGKSTGSLDTEVMMAWTDALVSHGSKVMMKRTEFVGEFQATFSSAYSTLVEYGEAPALRYTPSFGLNERGTNVSESFYASLSHLAKMERIRGATLSGPHRDDIAFVLNNMPIREFASQGQHKTFLVALKIAEFHYIKTKLAETPVMLLDDVMTELDYSRATKTIQAVSTLGQAFITATDMMSFDENLIDMRETKFHFVREGNMAYDNVRL, from the coding sequence ATGCGAGTAAAGAGAATTCAGCTTTCAAATTTTAGAAACCATGTCGACTCATCGCTTGAATTCAGCCCGGGAGTAAACTTTATAACAGGCGCAAACGCACAGGGGAAAACGAGTATCCTCGAGGCGCTTTCATATGTCTGTCTTACGAAGAGTTTTCTGCACCAGGCAGATGCAGCAATAGTAAAAATTGGCAGCGATTCATTCGCTGTGGATGCTATCCTGGAGAATGAAAAGGGGTTCGTCAACAATGCCCGCGTGGTCTACTCGATCGATGCGGGCAAGAGGATCTTCATCGACGGCAACGAGATCAAGAAAAGTGCGGACGTGATCGGGATGTTTCCCATCGTGGTGCTGTCGCCGGGGGACTTCGCGCTGACCACGGGCGCACCGAGCGAGCGGAGGATGTTTATGGACATGGTGCTCTCGCAGATATCACGTTCGTATCTGGAAGAATTGATAGAATACAGACGGGCGTTGAAGCAAAGAAATAAAATTCTTTTGGATGGCAAGTCGACGGGGTCGCTTGATACTGAGGTTATGATGGCCTGGACAGATGCACTGGTGTCCCACGGATCAAAAGTGATGATGAAAAGAACTGAATTTGTTGGTGAGTTTCAAGCGACGTTTTCGTCTGCCTATTCCACCTTGGTTGAATATGGCGAGGCGCCGGCGCTTAGGTATACGCCGTCGTTTGGGCTAAACGAACGTGGGACGAACGTCTCGGAGTCATTTTATGCATCACTCAGTCACTTGGCTAAGATGGAACGGATCCGTGGAGCAACCCTTTCTGGACCCCACCGCGACGATATCGCCTTTGTGTTGAACAATATGCCGATCCGTGAATTTGCGTCACAGGGTCAGCATAAGACCTTTCTCGTTGCGCTGAAGATTGCGGAGTTTCATTACATCAAGACAAAGCTAGCTGAAACGCCGGTTATGCTGTTGGACGACGTAATGACCGAGCTTGATTATTCGCGTGCGACAAAAACAATACAGGCTGTTTCTACTCTGGGTCAGGCATTCATAACCGCGACGGATATGATGAGTTTCGACGAAAATCTGATCGACATGAGAGAGACAAAATTCCACTTTGTCCGCGAAGGGAATATGGCTTATGACAACGTCCGACTTTAG
- a CDS encoding DUF721 domain-containing protein: MTTSDFRQDAHHGSHDARRVGDLIKEFTSQDGISEKLRAFEVVGNWEKIVGDMIGKNTEIVRIENGTLYVQAKNSAWRNELIFAKATILKKIRENYPDSGVENVFFI, from the coding sequence ATGACAACGTCCGACTTTAGACAAGATGCCCACCATGGCAGCCATGATGCGAGGCGGGTAGGAGATTTGATAAAAGAGTTCACGAGTCAGGATGGTATATCGGAGAAACTGCGGGCTTTCGAAGTCGTTGGTAACTGGGAGAAAATTGTCGGCGATATGATCGGGAAAAACACGGAGATCGTCCGAATTGAAAACGGCACGCTATACGTGCAGGCAAAAAACAGTGCATGGCGAAACGAACTGATCTTTGCGAAGGCGACAATATTGAAAAAGATAAGAGAGAACTATCCCGATTCTGGAGTTGAAAATGTATTTTTTATTTAG
- the gyrB gene encoding DNA topoisomerase (ATP-hydrolyzing) subunit B, whose amino-acid sequence MLKKDAATKARSKKPKSKGKPPKDKDRAEERVHTDIANRKPEKDLVNKAENGREYTAESITVLKGLEAVRKRPAMYIGDIGQRGLHHLVYEVVDNSIDEALAGYCKNISVTVNKDGSVTVEDDGRGIPTGIHPQEKKSALEVVMTMLHAGGKFDKSTYKVSGGLHGVGVSVVNALSEVMETKVYREGKIFYQKYKRGEPVEPVKVIGKDSRTGTTQTFVPDREIFKNRNYKFETIAERMRELAFLNPEIKIKLVDKRDGNEEEFHYEGGITEFVRYIDGTRKTLTKEPIFISGEREGVSVEIALEYCDDYRENLFSYVNDINTVEGGTHVSGFRSALTRTLKSYADKNNLVKSDKINLTGDDFREGLTVVISTKVPEPQFEGQTKTKLGNGEVESIVQTIVNDKLGEYLEGNPGSAKKIIERAVNSAEAREAARKARDIVRRKNALESSNLPGKLADCSINDPEHCEIFIVEGDSAGGSAKQGRDRQFQAILPLKGKILNVEKARMNKILENDEIRAIVQAIGAGIGDGEEFDASKARYGKIILMADADVDGSHIRTLLLTFFFRYMKELVELGKVYIAQPPLYKVKKGKAEEYAYSEDERDDLIKKIKKGDEGEVVVSRFKGLGEMNPEQLWDTTMDPAKRTLLQVSIENAAEADRTFSILMGEEVEPRKNFIEKNAKYVRNLDV is encoded by the coding sequence ATGCTAAAGAAGGATGCGGCGACCAAGGCGAGATCGAAAAAGCCGAAGAGCAAAGGTAAGCCGCCAAAAGATAAAGATAGAGCAGAAGAAAGAGTTCACACGGATATAGCGAACAGAAAACCGGAAAAAGACTTGGTGAACAAAGCGGAAAACGGCAGAGAGTACACGGCAGAAAGCATAACGGTCCTGAAAGGACTCGAAGCCGTCCGGAAACGTCCCGCTATGTATATCGGCGATATCGGGCAGAGGGGATTGCACCATTTGGTTTATGAGGTGGTTGACAACTCCATAGACGAAGCGCTCGCAGGGTACTGCAAGAACATTAGCGTAACCGTCAACAAAGACGGAAGCGTAACGGTTGAAGACGACGGCCGCGGCATTCCCACCGGCATCCATCCACAGGAAAAAAAGTCTGCACTCGAAGTAGTGATGACGATGCTGCACGCGGGCGGAAAATTCGACAAATCGACGTATAAGGTTTCCGGCGGTCTGCACGGAGTCGGCGTTTCGGTTGTCAATGCGCTCTCGGAGGTTATGGAGACTAAGGTGTACCGCGAAGGAAAAATCTTCTATCAAAAATATAAGCGTGGCGAGCCCGTCGAGCCAGTGAAAGTTATCGGGAAAGATTCGAGGACCGGCACAACTCAGACTTTTGTCCCCGACAGGGAGATTTTCAAGAATCGCAACTACAAGTTCGAGACTATTGCAGAAAGGATGCGAGAGCTCGCTTTCCTGAACCCGGAAATTAAAATAAAACTTGTGGACAAGCGTGATGGGAACGAAGAAGAGTTTCACTACGAAGGCGGTATTACTGAATTCGTCCGTTACATTGATGGTACAAGGAAAACGCTTACGAAAGAGCCGATTTTTATTTCCGGCGAGCGAGAAGGGGTAAGTGTTGAAATCGCGCTCGAATATTGCGACGATTATAGAGAGAATCTATTTTCGTATGTCAACGATATTAATACGGTTGAAGGCGGCACACACGTCAGCGGATTTAGGAGCGCCCTTACCAGGACATTGAAATCTTATGCCGACAAAAATAATCTGGTTAAGTCTGATAAGATTAACCTGACCGGCGACGACTTTAGAGAAGGATTGACGGTCGTTATCAGCACGAAGGTGCCGGAGCCGCAGTTTGAAGGCCAGACAAAGACGAAACTCGGCAACGGGGAAGTTGAAAGCATCGTCCAGACTATCGTGAACGATAAGCTGGGCGAGTACCTTGAAGGTAATCCGGGATCTGCAAAAAAAATCATTGAGAGAGCGGTAAACTCAGCCGAGGCGCGCGAGGCGGCTCGCAAGGCGCGCGATATTGTCCGCCGGAAAAATGCGCTTGAATCGTCGAACCTGCCGGGCAAACTTGCCGACTGCTCCATCAACGATCCGGAACATTGCGAGATATTCATCGTCGAAGGAGACTCCGCGGGTGGTTCGGCCAAGCAAGGAAGAGACCGTCAGTTCCAGGCGATACTTCCGTTGAAGGGAAAAATTCTGAATGTTGAAAAGGCCAGGATGAACAAGATTCTTGAAAACGATGAGATCCGTGCGATCGTGCAGGCAATCGGCGCTGGTATCGGCGATGGGGAGGAGTTTGATGCCTCGAAAGCCCGGTATGGAAAGATCATCCTGATGGCAGATGCCGACGTAGACGGAAGCCACATTAGAACTCTCCTTCTCACTTTTTTCTTCCGGTACATGAAGGAGCTTGTCGAGCTCGGAAAAGTTTACATAGCACAGCCGCCGTTATATAAAGTCAAGAAGGGAAAAGCCGAGGAGTATGCGTACAGCGAGGATGAGAGAGACGACCTGATCAAGAAAATAAAAAAGGGGGATGAAGGCGAGGTCGTTGTCTCGAGATTCAAAGGTCTCGGCGAGATGAATCCGGAACAACTCTGGGACACCACGATGGATCCGGCGAAAAGAACGCTGCTTCAAGTCAGCATCGAAAATGCAGCGGAAGCGGACAGAACGTTTTCGATTTTGATGGGCGAAGAAGTCGAGCCGCGCAAGAACTTCATCGAGAAAAATGCAAAGTATGTCCGGAACCTTGACGTTTAG
- a CDS encoding glycosyltransferase, whose amino-acid sequence MSGTLTFRDISTVIVNYRTPDLLETSARSFRKFYPDVELVIVDNGSNDQSVEVIESFVRSNPSSTKSIMLEQNYFHGPAMDRAARSIEKEIVFFLDTDTETRRGGFVELMLDEFNQNEKVYGVGKLDKVNKRGFAAEDGTITVLLSPYMMLRRKVYFDLPPFRHHGMPTLENFSAAESMGYLLRNFDISDYIEHYGRGTASKFGYSLGFRGKLDFLLNKVGL is encoded by the coding sequence ATGTCCGGAACCTTGACGTTTAGAGATATTTCCACAGTTATCGTAAACTATCGTACGCCGGACCTTCTTGAAACTTCGGCGAGATCATTCAGGAAATTTTATCCGGATGTCGAATTGGTCATTGTGGACAACGGATCAAACGATCAGTCGGTTGAAGTAATTGAATCGTTTGTCAGATCTAATCCGTCAAGCACAAAGTCGATCATGCTGGAACAAAATTATTTCCATGGTCCGGCGATGGATAGAGCAGCAAGATCAATTGAAAAGGAAATCGTTTTCTTCCTGGACACCGATACGGAAACCAGGCGCGGCGGGTTCGTTGAGCTAATGTTGGACGAGTTCAATCAGAATGAAAAGGTGTATGGTGTGGGGAAGCTCGACAAGGTCAATAAAAGAGGCTTCGCCGCAGAAGATGGGACAATAACAGTTTTACTCTCACCATATATGATGTTGCGGCGAAAAGTGTATTTCGATCTTCCGCCTTTCAGGCACCACGGCATGCCGACGCTCGAAAATTTTTCTGCGGCGGAATCCATGGGATACTTGCTTCGGAATTTCGATATTTCCGATTACATTGAGCACTACGGGAGAGGGACGGCGTCGAAGTTTGGTTACAGCCTCGGATTCCGCGGAAAACTGGATTTCCTGTTGAATAAGGTGGGACTTTGA
- a CDS encoding WG repeat-containing protein translates to MSFFIAGVSSLAMAQENRYPILENGRYGFIDSAGNIIVQPTLERVPQFSEGLALTEEDVFLLGPRWGFMDTSGHEVISHDYPKAGDFHCGRAWVLKHSFFLPFLSSDKYGYIGRAGHVVIDFKYDVAGDFAEGLANVSLEGRCGYLDTAGNVVIPLQYERARAFSCGLAPVKQNGKWGYINSRGEERIPERFDDARSFFDGRALVREDSVWRFITKDGANAFQLEFENALWYTEGLVAVKVGEFWGYADTAGTMVIKPRFASAAPFFKGLAEVKTLYEHGYINHDGNFIWREQN, encoded by the coding sequence ATGTCATTTTTCATTGCAGGGGTTAGCTCTCTCGCCATGGCACAGGAGAACCGATACCCGATTTTGGAGAACGGACGGTACGGATTCATCGATTCGGCCGGAAATATCATTGTACAACCGACTCTTGAGAGAGTACCACAGTTTTCGGAGGGACTAGCTCTGACTGAAGAGGATGTATTTCTATTAGGACCAAGATGGGGTTTCATGGACACGTCGGGACACGAAGTGATCTCTCATGATTATCCGAAAGCCGGTGATTTCCATTGTGGTAGAGCATGGGTGCTCAAGCATTCCTTTTTCCTTCCGTTCCTCAGCTCCGATAAGTATGGGTACATTGGCAGAGCTGGACATGTCGTCATAGATTTCAAGTACGACGTTGCAGGGGATTTTGCTGAGGGGCTTGCAAATGTTTCGCTGGAAGGAAGGTGCGGTTATCTGGACACGGCTGGCAATGTGGTTATTCCACTGCAATATGAGAGGGCAAGAGCTTTTTCCTGCGGCCTTGCGCCTGTAAAACAAAATGGGAAGTGGGGTTATATAAATTCAAGGGGCGAAGAGAGAATACCAGAGCGATTCGATGATGCAAGAAGTTTTTTCGACGGACGGGCTCTGGTAAGGGAAGACAGCGTTTGGAGGTTTATTACCAAAGACGGTGCCAACGCGTTTCAATTAGAGTTTGAAAATGCCCTTTGGTACACGGAAGGATTAGTTGCGGTGAAGGTCGGTGAGTTTTGGGGCTATGCGGACACCGCAGGCACCATGGTCATCAAACCGAGATTTGCAAGTGCCGCTCCTTTTTTTAAAGGCCTTGCTGAGGTCAAAACTCTTTATGAACACGGGTACATCAACCATGATGGGAATTTTATCTGGCGAGAACAGAACTAA